A stretch of DNA from Ricinus communis isolate WT05 ecotype wild-type chromosome 4, ASM1957865v1, whole genome shotgun sequence:
CATTTTGGACATtacttctaatttttatagtcCTCTCCTGCTCATCTCTGCTGCACAAATGCTGCAAAATTATTCTCTCATCACAAGATACCTTTCTCTTCTTGCGACCCCCCTCATGCTTAGCATATGAGCCATCTTGCAAACTTGCTTCAACTGGTTTGTCTATTTCCCTATTTAGCATACCATGCAAGACAGAGAGTTTCTCTTCCATCTGCAGATGCAACTTCCTACCCTCAGAATATAAAACCTCAACAGATTCAATTGCATTGAACACCCTATTAAACTTTCGTGCACGTCCATTAACTCCTCCAGAAGTATCAGCACTATTTGGACTTCTAATACTATTTTCAGCCACCACAGCAACATTTTCATTACATTGTGTTTTTGTCACTTCACCAAACATGCATGAAGTTGTTTTTCCATCATTTTCTTCTACCTTTTTCTCCGATGAGGTGGGAACAAAAGCACCCCTTTCCTGTGACCCGACCAACTGACCATCAGAAAAAGATGCTGAACTGGAATTCATTGCAGAACTCTGTAACAATTTTTGGGAAGAGCCTCCATCCAGAGACttcaatttagaatcaatACCTGAAATAGATGCAGTACAATACCCTCCAGACACAGGGAACAATGGAGCATTACAGTAAAGGGTTTTTCTGACAGGATTAGAGGCAGCTGAAGTCATGCGGCTAGACTTGAGAAGTTCACTTTCAGTTTCAGCATACATTGGAAATGGTTCCAAATCACAGAGTTTCCTCTTCAACTTTGGCCTTCTCATGTGTGCTGCCTGCGAAATGCATCTAAGGACCAGTTAGCCAACATAGAACAGCAGACACACAGATTTTGATTGTATAGAAGGAACAATTATGAAAACAATGCACTTCCAAGCAAAGCAATAAAAAAACAATCTAACGATAAAAGTTCGCATTCACAGACAGTAGAGCCCATATGACTATTATCATATTTAGGTTGGATCACAAAGCATGGAAGCAGCTATTCCACTGTGGGAATAGCAGAAGCTAAATAGAACATTTAAAGCCTGTGGGAGGAATGACATCCTTACAAGTAATGCATAACTAAGATAAatatgaaacaaattaaatcccctaaatctatttatttaaatctgAGACATCACTACACCAAACCTTAGATGATTGTACAGATGCTTTAACATGAAAGAGGGAAAGGTATCTAATCGTAGTCTAGAAGGCATTTTTTAGCTACAAAACAAGGTAAATGAACAcgaaaggagagagagagagagagaggagagcTTGTATTTCTCATCCACATAGGGAAAAAAGTGTTTCTTCAAACTAACATTTGCAATACAGATTTTTTGGCCACACAGACAGTTCTAGAACTGTTCACAcagaaaagaattattgagAGCAATTATGCTCTACGCACCAGATCAGTTCAAAAAGAGCCACCAGGTAACCACGCATCTGAGAAAAATCAACCGGCAGCAAAGTTTAGAAACAAATGCCAAAAACCTGTATGCTATTTGCAATAAATTCCTTAGCCACCACTATCAGAGCAAACAATGTCATTCCAAACCAAGTAAATAAAGACTgttataaatagtataaatgaGGAAACTAACGTTTTCCAAGTCCTCTCTACATTCAAGTCCAGATGAGAACCATTTATCCAGTGCACCCAGGCGTCGCGAAATTTGAACAGAATCCATCTTTATGAGACTTAGTTCATTTTGTAGATTAATATTGCGGTTCTTTTCCAACTTTGACACTTGTTTCGCATACTTCAGACGCATCTTTTCAAGCTTCAATTGTTTCTCTAGAAGCTTCAAGTTTCTGGTTTCAGCATTCACGTCTTTGCTAGGTGAAGTAGTAGGAGCCTCGACTGCTTTTCTAGAGGACCAAAATTCCTTTATTTGCTTCTGCAGTTCCTTAGTTTTATGTCTACTTTCCTCAAGCTGACAAGAAAGCTTATCAGCACGGGATTTTTCTTCCAGTGCCATCTTCCTATTCACTTCCACAAGCTTTCTTTGCTCTTCTGCTTCCATCAATTCTATATCTGTATGTTTTCTCTCTGTCATGGCCTTCTTTTTTTTGCCCCCAATCCTTTTGGTTGCCTCCTCAAATTTCTGATGCTTTTCTCTTTCCAACTCTTTAATTGCCTTTTCAAGCTGTGAAATCTCAGACATAAACTTTGCTTTTGTTTCATTGGCTTCTTTCCTTAATGCCTCCAACTGAATCCGATAACCGTCAGCCTTCTTCCGTTCAATATCAGCATGCTTCTTCTCTTcatcagccttagccttttctGCTTTCACATGTTCCCATGCTTCAGCAGCTCTCTTCTTCTCTGCCTCAGCATTCTTCTTTACATAATCTgcctcttctttctctttctcaagGAGTACCTTGAGCCGATTGATTTGCTTTTCCCCTTCAGAAACACAGTCTTGAAAAAGCTTTAACTCCCTTGTTTTATCTTCAATATCTGAACTGCTTTTTTGCTGTAAGGAAGACATTTCAGAATTCACGGGAGGAATGTTAATTTGATCGTATTGATTTCTAGAAGCATCACCCAAATTTTTGGAGGATGTAAGgttatttatctctttctgTAGCTCCTCAACTTCTTGTCTAGCATCCTCCAATTGCTGAGAAAGACTGTTAGCAAGAGATTTTTCATCCATGAACTTCTTCTCATTTGCTTCTGCAAGCTTCCTTTGCTGCTCTGCTTTATCCATCTCTGAATCAGCACGTTTCCTCTCTTCAGTCACTTTGTTCTTTTCTGCTTCTACCATTTTGCTTGCCTCTTCATACTTCAATGTCTCAGATACCAACTTTGACTTGGCTTCCTCAACTTCGTTCCTCAATCCCTCCAACTGAAGACGATATTCTTCAGCATTCTTCCCTTCACTGTTAGCAAGCTTCCTCTCTTcctcagccttagccttttcaGCTTTCATAAGTTTCCATGCCTCTGAAGCacttttcttttgtgcctcggCATTCTTCTTCTCAGAATCTGCcctcttcttctccttctcaaGAAGTGCTTTAAGCCGAGCAATCTCCTTGTCCGCTTTAGAAACATGATCCTGTAAAATCTTCAATTCCCCGGTTTTATCTTCAACATCTGCAATTCCTTTTTGCTTCAAGGAACATAGTTCGGACTTCAAGGCAGAAATCTCTTTCTCAAAAGCAACTCTCGCAGCCAACTCTTGCTCCCTCTCCACTTTCTCAGTTCCTGCTCGAGCCTTCTCTTCTTCATATGCTGCAAAAGGTAAAAAGACATGAAATTATACACCAAAAAGAAGGCACAAAAACcataattagtaaaattttaaacatgATTCCTGGGTAATGCCTGAATATGAATTTCAATCATGCCACTGGCGCTTGTGCATAAGTTTCTGATCCTACCATGTATCCTATAAGAAAACTGAATAGAgcatatttttactaattccTCTCCTcttaaaacattgataaattattagtaatatttacTCTCCCCTTCATCCAATTTTACAAATCAAACTGAAGATAGATATAAAGATTACCTTTCTTGAGTGCGAGATTCTCGGCTTGAATCTTATCAACTTGTTCATTAAGAATCTGCACTGCTTGTCTCAAATGTTTCCGTCCACCTTCTAACTTCGAACACTTCTCTTTCCACTGTTAAacatttaatttcataaaaacgcaacattgtaaaaaaaataaaaaaataaaaacacaagatTCAGTGATTATTATAAACAGAACATACATACCAATGCACAGCATGGATTCACAGGAAGAGACAACTGCTTTACCGGAACATCTGCTGCCATTTCTAAAAGCAccaacaagaaaacaaataaattaggGATTTCAAAGCTTCAAGTGTACAAAATGGTGTGATTTTGAGAGAGGGTAGAATGACGAACTTGTCTCTGAAATGGAATAACGGTACTACATTCATGGTGAGGGAATCGGAGTAATGTTGAAATGCAACATTTGAGGACTGTTTGGTTAAACAGTAGAGAGAATtcaacacacacacacacaaacaAAGCCCTAGTTTAAACCCCTTTGCCTGCTGTAAGGTGGAAAAACcccttttttataatttatattttctttttttttttttggaaaaatttgaatcgAACCGCCTCAATAGTCGGTTAAAACCCTATAAATTAATAGGGCCGCATTTGTACGGCCCATTTTCAAATATGGACAAGCCTTTTTGTTCAGTCcacattattttctttttctaatattacgttgcatttatagatttttttctttttccaattcATCATGTTGATTTGTATAATCAGGTTTAACTTTTCagcaaaaaatcaaaaaagaaaaaaagaaattaatttttcagtcattttttttaattactagcatgtcaaaagtaataatataCCTTACTACCCATTAATCTTGATAAAAGTTTATTGCatttatgataaatataaaaagatggTTATATCTAATGTATagtcataattattattagcctaacaagtttttaaaattttaattataattttgaaaatataaaaaacctgttttctatttttattttagacacTATggaatagaaatatatcaatttagatTTCTCATTTCTTAAGTGACATTCGTATCTTTAACTCAATTTCATCAAAATAGCAAAATATCGTGagactttaaaaatatatatataaatatatacatacactAGGCGAATATAGTAGAATCTCTATAAAATAGTAACCTTGggaccaagaaaaattattatcttatagaggttattattttattgataaattaatatttattattttaaaaaatagttaatattttatatatcatttttttaataaattcatataCAATTAATGAAggaattaaagaatttataaatgatCTTTGATATTCCAGATGCATGATGGACGATAGTGCATTGTATCATAGCTAATTTTATGAATGATGTGGTTTAAAATGCAATGCATGCATTTACGTGCATTAGAATATAAAGTGTTTCAAGTgcacaataaaatatttataaatagaaatatgtactttaatttcatatatcaaaatataaaattttatatatatcttctCCTTCATGGCTTCTCATTGAAAGGTGTAAAAAAATCTACACTAACATATGAGATGCTAAAATCATTATGTGAGTACAAAAATGAGTATCCCTCTTCAAGTCAAAAAGATTTACAACAATGGGTTCAACAAAAGTTTGGTTTCTCCATCAGCCAAGGAACAATATCAAATACTCTCAAAAGGTCAGcagaatatttgtcaaaaaaGATAACAAATAGCAATGTTAAAAGACACAAATCAGCCAAATATTCCGAATTAGAAAAAGTATTATATGAGTGGTTTCTCCAATATCAAGAGAAAGTGAATATGACCGGAGAAATGATTCAAACTAAAGCAAAAGAGTTTCTACAGAAAATATATGGTGATGCAGATTCAGATTTTAACTTCTCAAGTGGTTGGCTAGAGCGGTTCAAAGCGAGATATGAGATTAAGTCTTATAGAAAGTTCGGTGAAAGTGGTTCAGTTGTCATggagaatattaaaaatgttttaCCTGAAATTCAAGCTAAATTGGACAAGTTTTATTGgaagaatatttataatatggatGAAACAGAATTATTTTATCGTTTGCAAGCTGATCATTCACTAGCTACAAAGCAATTAGAAGGATGAAAAAAAGACAAGGAAAGACTTACTGTTGCTGTTTATTGCAATAGAGATAGTTCAAATAAAATACCTCTATGGATTATTGGTAAGTTTGCTAATCCCAGATgctttaaaaatatgaatattagtaattttaattattattatcgaGCCAACAAGAAAGCATGGATTACTGGATTACTTTTTCAAgaatttgttcttttatttgacGATAGAATGATCAGTAGAAAGATGTTGTTTATCGTAGACAATTGCCCAGCTCATCTCAAGGTTTATCGAAGGCTTGAGAAATgttgaattattctttttcctcCAAATACAATGTCAAAAATTTCAACCATGTGATGCTGAAATTATTCGAACACTTAAGATTTATTATCGGCGTTGTTTTTATTCTAACATTTTGGAAGGCTATAAGATGGGAGCAATAAatcctaaaaaaattaatgtgctagatgctattaattttattaatgctgCTTGAAGTATTAATGTGAAGACAACTATTGCAAATTATTTCAAACATTGCAAAATTCGATCCGAGGAAGCTATGCCTCTAGAACAATAAATTGGTGACATTGAAGGGATTCATAGACTTGAAGAAGTTATTTCTAATCTGCATTATAGAAATGCCATGAATATTGAGCAGATTTTGAATTATCCTAGTGAAAATGAAGCTTTAATGGAATCACTAATAGACGAAGAAATTATTGAATGAGTAATGGGTGTGTCAGCTAATGACGATCAAGATCCAGATGATAGTAATATTTTACCACATATTTCTCCAAAAGAGACTTTTCTTGCGATGGAGACCTTGAAAAATTACTTgcttcaatatgagaaaaatataccaaatatGGTCTATGCTTTGCAAAAGGTTAAgatgaaattgaatttaattcaCTTGCAGAGAAGAAACAATTGactataaatacatattttaggaaagaataaaatttaaaaataaaagttatctAGAAAgtgctttattttataaatttacataatatatgtaatttttatatatatttaataaattattattttaatattttcaatgggttaaaaattattattttataaatttagcaaaattattattttatctcattGACCCGAGTTGGGATcggaaaaaattattatttagtcgAGATTATTAACTTATcgaatattaatttatagaggttgtagtatattttaaagttttccTTCACTGTCCTTTTTACCCTTAAATTTTGAAAGCAACTACAGAAATTAAGGATAAACCTTGATTTCTGTAGCTGCTTTCCACAGGCGTTAATAGATACAAGATTGGAGTGCCAAACTGAAATGGGGAGCTTAATTATGGACAGGAAGAAGTAAGTGTATATTGATTTAGTGAGCTGATTTATACATTGACAATCACAAAATTGTATCTTATCATTTAGGCATTCCATCAACGGgaagaaattattttacatttttatgcttgcagaaaccttttctttttaattattatttgctcACTAGCGATCTTCGTATCTCGGAAACTTTTTGAGACGCATCAAACACAAAAAACGTGTTTAAAGGACTTGGCAGATGAATCTTTCTTAAACCTTATGAGTTAACCCTGTTTTTCCCTCTTACTGCTATTTCCTCTCCTGACATGAACTTAAATGCCATTCCAGGTAGCACTTTTGAATATGTTGTTTTTGTTCAACGCATTGCCCTGATATTGGGGGATCCATGGAAATCGACTAAAGCCTGAAGGCAAGATAGACAGAGGCATGGAGTT
This window harbors:
- the LOC8265501 gene encoding myosin-2 heavy chain isoform X1, with the translated sequence MAADVPVKQLSLPVNPCCALWKEKCSKLEGGRKHLRQAVQILNEQVDKIQAENLALKKAYEEEKARAGTEKVEREQELAARVAFEKEISALKSELCSLKQKGIADVEDKTGELKILQDHVSKADKEIARLKALLEKEKKRADSEKKNAEAQKKSASEAWKLMKAEKAKAEEERKLANSEGKNAEEYRLQLEGLRNEVEEAKSKLVSETLKYEEASKMVEAEKNKVTEERKRADSEMDKAEQQRKLAEANEKKFMDEKSLANSLSQQLEDARQEVEELQKEINNLTSSKNLGDASRNQYDQINIPPVNSEMSSLQQKSSSDIEDKTRELKLFQDCVSEGEKQINRLKVLLEKEKEEADYVKKNAEAEKKRAAEAWEHVKAEKAKADEEKKHADIERKKADGYRIQLEALRKEANETKAKFMSEISQLEKAIKELEREKHQKFEEATKRIGGKKKKAMTERKHTDIELMEAEEQRKLVEVNRKMALEEKSRADKLSCQLEESRHKTKELQKQIKEFWSSRKAVEAPTTSPSKDVNAETRNLKLLEKQLKLEKMRLKYAKQVSKLEKNRNINLQNELSLIKMDSVQISRRLGALDKWFSSGLECREDLENAAHMRRPKLKRKLCDLEPFPMYAETESELLKSSRMTSAASNPVRKTLYCNAPLFPVSGGYCTASISGIDSKLKSLDGGSSQKLLQSSAMNSSSASFSDGQLVGSQERGAFVPTSSEKKVEENDGKTTSCMFGEVTKTQCNENVAVVAENSIRSPNSADTSGGVNGRARKFNRVFNAIESVEVLYSEGRKLHLQMEEKLSVLHGMLNREIDKPVEASLQDGSYAKHEGGRKKRKVSCDERIILQHLCSRDEQERTIKIRSNVQNDGNAYGPASSSAMDLLGVPQECIKGLSDSFGFDLEKSERFEEIENGDYMKLLDLDNTADEECYRRAMEMPLSPTLPEIEISRIETFDVDNFRAFNFNGGLSNEKEVLVPSHRLDVAGVEVSSNNLRCIVSGTPCNEILRENKGLVDSVDMLGNEKGYCNTVGIKGTSDRQTRDSEVVEMLNMPSSSLNSSDISSESKLGLPHGNIPAYCVVFSNINDPRSVSRIFCAIRTCMARCSLDTERECLVQKIFHALKTEAKISPKEKACALFTLLLLNFSWCTLDKCGNFADKNFFLCLDSFACRINAVVCAVEARSLFAELCCCEELVGLIEDFLINGRLMVHSDASIERLEGCDSRINIFLDGIYLNFSSNPASADQLVAGSIILASVCAAIDHIEFICEASYNLLQIRKYENDTILIILHVFAYLGGKKFLSLEEYSLTMTVLRSIVVFLEGDNSLVSSASSLSPSHAVRSKFHPCAKCPFGAVSVDVVISLLLEKLHGCALSVTTHQHMMESANLSNSHVLCTKEYAQQSSSHEQIFGALDMNCGASYDKSSTHSNSVGIGSLFDLSDVLSLVELIACYMSWEWTCGRIIPVLLEILERPMVDDFAVAVVLLLGQLGRFGVATCGREDKEVESLKSKLFGFLWQNTTSRSSLPVQIATVTSILGLLRLDFKDVVQSDLKLPKVASQSVYIDLLRKWVSILSKEQQNLSYSLLQSAAIVTS
- the LOC8265501 gene encoding myosin-2 heavy chain isoform X3 gives rise to the protein MAADVPVKQLSLPVNPCCALWKEKCSKLEGGRKHLRQAVQILNEQVDKIQAENLALKKAYEEEKARAGTEKVEREQELAARVAFEKEISALKSELCSLKQKGIADVEDKTGELKILQDHVSKADKEIARLKALLEKEKKRADSEKKNAEAQKKSASEAWKLMKAEKAKAEEERKLANSEGKNAEEYRLQLEGLRNEVEEAKSKLVSETLKYEEASKMVEAEKNKVTEERKRADSEMDKAEQQRKLAEANEKKFMDEKSLANSLSQQLEDARQEVEELQKEINNLTSSKNLGDASRNQYDQINIPPVNSEMSSLQQKSSSDIEDKTRELKLFQDCVSEGEKQINRLKVLLEKEKEEADYVKKNAEAEKKRAAEAWEHVKAEKAKADEEKKHADIERKKADGYRIQLEALRKEANETKAKFMSEISQLEKAIKELEREKHQKFEEATKRIGGKKKKAMTERKHTDIELMEAEEQRKLVEVNRKMALEEKSRADKLSCQLEESRHKTKELQKQIKEFWSSRKAVEAPTTSPSKDVNAETRNLKLLEKQLKLEKMRLKYAKQVSKLEKNRNINLQNELSLIKMDSVQISRRLGALDKWFSSGLECREDLENAAHMRRPKLKRKLCDLEPFPMYAETESELLKSSRMTSAASNPVRKTLYCNAPLFPVSGGYCTASISGIDSKLKSLDGGSSQKLLQSSAMNSSSASFSDGQLVGSQERGAFVPTSSEKKVEENDGKTTSCMFGEVTKTQCNENVAVVAENSIRSPNSADTSGGVNGRARKFNRVFNAIESVEVLYSEGRKLHLQMEEKLSVLHGMLNREIDKPVEASLQDGSYAKHEGGRKKRKVSCDERIILQHLCSRDEQERTIKIRSNVQNDGNAYGPASSSAMDLLGVPQECIKGLSDSFGFDLEKSERFEEIENGDYMKLLDLDNTADEECYRRAMEMPLSPTLPEIEISRIETFDVDNFRAFNFNGGLSNEKEVLVPSHRLDVAGVEVSSNNLRCIVSGTPCNEILRENKGLVDSVDMLGNEKGYCNTVGIKGTSDRQTRDSEVVEMLNMPSSSLNSSDISSESKLGLPHGNIPAYCVVFSNINDPRSVSRIFCAIRTCMARCSLDTERECLVQKIFHALKTEAKISPKEKACALFTLLLLNFSWCTLDKCGNFADKNFFLCLDSFACRINAVVCAVEARSLFAELCCCEELVGLIEDFLINGRLMVHSDASIERLEGCDSRINIFLDGIYLNFSSNPASADQLVAGSIILASVCAAIDHIEFICEASYNLLQIRKYENDTILIILHVFAYLGGKKFLSLEEYSLTMTVLRSIVVFLEGDNSLVSSASSLSPSHAVRSKFHPCAKCPFGAVSVDVVISLLLEKLHGCALSVTTHQHMMESANLSNSHVLCTKEYAQQSSSHEQIFGALDMNCGASYDKSSTHSNSVGIGSLFDLSDVLSLVELIACYMSWEWTCGRIIPVLLEILERPMVDDFAVAVVLLLGQLGSSQIVGCSALK
- the LOC8265501 gene encoding myosin-2 heavy chain isoform X2, translating into MAADVPVKQLSLPVNPCCALWKEKCSKLEGGRKHLRQAVQILNEQVDKIQAENLALKKAYEEEKARAGTEKVEREQELAARVAFEKEISALKSELCSLKQKGIADVEDKTGELKILQDHVSKADKEIARLKALLEKEKKRADSEKKNAEAQKKSASEAWKLMKAEKAKAEEERKLANSEGKNAEEYRLQLEGLRNEVEEAKSKLVSETLKYEEASKMVEAEKNKVTEERKRADSEMDKAEQQRKLAEANEKKFMDEKSLANSLSQQLEDARQEVEELQKEINNLTSSKNLGDASRNQYDQINIPPVNSEMSSLQQKSSSDIEDKTRELKLFQDCVSEGEKQINRLKVLLEKEKEEADYVKKNAEAEKKRAAEAWEHVKAEKAKADEEKKHADIERKKADGYRIQLEALRKEANETKAKFMSEISQLEKAIKELEREKHQKFEEATKRIGGKKKKAMTERKHTDIELMEAEEQRKLVEVNRKMALEEKSRADKLSCQLEESRHKTKELQKQIKEFWSSRKAVEAPTTSPSKDVNAETRNLKLLEKQLKLEKMRLKYAKQVSKLEKNRNINLQNELSLIKMDSVQISRRLGALDKWFSSGLECREDLENAAHMRRPKLKRKLCDLEPFPMYAETESELLKSSRMTSAASNPVRKTLYCNAPLFPVSGGYCTASISGIDSKLKSLDGGSSQKLLQSSAMNSSSASFSDGQLVGSQERGAFVPTSSEKKVEENDGKTTSCMFGEVTKTQCNENVAVVAENSIRSPNSADTSGGVNGRARKFNRVFNAIESVEVLYSEGRKLHLQMEEKLSVLHGMLNREIDKPVEASLQDGSYAKHEGGRKKRKVSCDERIILQHLCSRDEQERTIKIRSNVQNDGNAYGPASSSAMDLLGVPQECIKGLSDSFGFDLEKSERFEEIENGDYMKLLDLDNTADEECYRRAMEMPLSPTLPEIEISRIETFDVDNFRAFNFNGGLSNEKEVLVPSHRLDVAGVEVSSNNLRCIVSGTPCNEILRENKGLVDSVDMLGNEKGYCNTVGIKGTSDRQTRDSEVVEMLNMPSSSLNSSDISSESKLGLPHGNIPAYCVVFSNINDPRSVSRIFCAIRTCMARCSLDTERECLVQKIFHALKTEAKISPKEKACALFTLLLLNFSWCTLDKCGNFADKNFFLCLDSFACRINAVVCAVEARSLFAELCCCEELVGLIEDFLINGRLMVHSDASIERLEGCDSRINIFLDGIYLNFSSNPASADQLVAGSIILASVCAAIDHIEFICEASYNLLQIRKYENDTILIILHVFAYLGGKKFLSLEEYSLTMTVLRSIVVFLEGDNSLVSSASSLSPSHAVRSKFHPCAKCPFGAVSVDVVISLLLEKLHGCALSVTTHQHMMESANLSNSHVLCTKEYAQQSSSHEQIFGALDMNCGASYDKSSTHSNSVGIGSLFDLSDVLSLVELIACYMSWEWTCGRIIPVLLEILERPMVDDFAVAVVLLLGQLGRTLLADHLFLYKLPLLLLYWGFCVLILRMLSRVI